TGGAGGGCACAGTAAAGATGACATCACCATTGAAAAGCACCCtttaggcagggcgtggtggctcaggtctgtaatcccagaactttgggaggccaaagccgcTGGAttgcatgaggtcaggaattcaagaccagcctggccaacatggcgaaactcccgtctatacccaaaatacaaaaattagctgggcatgatggtgcaggcctatagtcccagccactcaggaggttggggcaggagaatcgcttgaacccgggaggcggaggttgcagtgagccgagattgcaccgctgcactccaagcctggatgacagagtgagactctgtctcaaaaaaaaaaaaaaaaaacagaaaagggccCTTAGAGCCCACTGGAGACCCCACTTCCAGCTATGAACACTTCTTTCCTTAGTTTCCTCCAAACCGGGGTGGGGGAGCCACACCACAGCCCCACATATCAGGGTCCAGATCCCAGCATCTCCCCGTCTCAGGTGAGCACCGACAGCCCGTGGGAGGTGAGAAGCCACAGGGGGCCTGACCTGGGGGGTCCCACCTGCTTCCCGCTCCCCACTGCCAGAGCTGTATGCCGGCATGCCTGTGGTGGGGACGTCCATGCCAGTGCAGGTCGTGTGTCCCTACTGTGGAAACCGCATCATCACGGTGACCTCCTTTGTCCCGGGCGCCCTCACCTGGCTGCTGTGTACCACCCTCTTCTTGTTCGGGTGAGTGGCCACCCCTAGGCCGCTGCGGAGGGCTGAGCATTGGCGTGGGTGTGTCCGGGTGGGTCCCTGCAGGGTAGGGGAGCCTTCAGGGAAAACAGCAGGACCAAGCTCGGGGAGGCCAGTTGGGTGGGCCATTATCTCCTTGAGAGGAGGCAGCAGCCCTGTGACCCAGCGACCTCCCATGAGAGCAGCGTCCCGGGAGCGGAGGGGTGAGTGATGCTGGCAAAGCAGCCAGCCCAGGGCACCCAAGACAGCTGCTGCTGTCACCAGCAGCCAAGAACACGTGGGTTCAGGATGGCTCTTACCTCTCAGCTGAGTTAAAACACACagaggggccaggcgtggtggctcacgcctgtaatcccagcactttgggaggccaaggtgggcggggtcacttgaggtcaggagttagagaccaacctgaccaatgtgctgaaacgctgtctctatctctattaaaaatataaaaattagccgggcatggtagcgcgtgcctgtagtcccagctactcaggaggctgaggcaggcaaatcgcttgaacccaggaggcggaggttacagtaagccaagattgcgccactgcacttcagtctgggctagagtgagactgtctcacacacacacaaatacacacacacacacacacacacatgccgaGGCCCCTCCCAGACTCTGCCTGGGCCCCAGGTGCGTCCAGCGTGCAGCCTGAGAGATGGCTCCACTCACGCCCAGCCTCCgctctgggactgcaggtgcgtccTAGGCTGCTGCTTCCTCCCGTTCTGCATAAGGAGCCTAATGGACGTGAAGCACTCGTGTCCCGTGTGCCAGCGCGAGCTCTTCTACTACCGCCACCTGTGAGCTCCTAAGAAATAAATGCCAGGGGCGCCACCTGGGCACACCCCATGTCCTTGCCTCCTGCTCTTGTCAGCCCAGGAAATTGGGCAGCCACCTCTGCTCCGGGAgcctgtgttgtgtgtgtggcgGCGGCACTGTCCTGTCCACCTCCATTCTCTTGACTCCTTAGAGCCACAGTCCCTAGTTCAGCCCCATCTTTCTGGGCTCCCTCCTATCAGCTCAAGCCTCTGCCTCTTAGGGAAAAGTATCTCCCTGTAAGTCCAGCCAGGAGGGGAGACCTGTTCTCCCTGATACCACATCTCATCCACTTCGTGCACCTCAACCCACATCCGGGCTCACTctgggccctgcccctgcctggtTGACCAGCGGCTCCGTTGCTAAGTGCAACATCCAATGGGCACTCGCTCCTTCGCTCCTGACTGGGTTCTCTGTAGCCCTTGgcactctccctcccttccctcaaagaccccatctcctGGGCTGCAGCGGCTCTCCAGCCCCTCCTGGTGGGTTTGTCACTCGGCCAGTGCTCCTCAGGGTCTAGCCTTGGCTCCTGCATCCCACCTGCAACCTTCTCCCTAAGATGCTTGGGGCCCTGCAGAGCCAACAGGTCTCACACTAACTCCCTCCTGCCTCTTCTGAACCTGGTGGCTGGGACGAGTGGGTGGCAGTGCCCCTCCAGGGCAGCCCTTCAGTCCCATCCTTCTTGCCCTGCAGTgatttcttccctcccctttatCCTCTCCTTGAAGGAGGCAGCAGCCCTGGGTCTTCCTGTCGAGAGTCTCGCCCGCTCCTGCTCTTCTCCAGCAGCTCGTGGCCAGCACTGAGCCGGTGATTCTTGTGGGTGAGGATCCGGAACTCCGGCTCGGACTATGCCAGACACCTGCCAACAATGTGCCTCTCTCAGTCCGAGTCCACATGCTTCCCCTGGGGCCCCTTGAGGCCATCTGTGAGCTGGCTCCAgctcccctgcccaccccagccaGATAGGATAGACTACTGCTCCCTCACCAGCCACCCGACATCCCCAGGCTGCTCCCTGCAGCGCCCAGCCCTCCAATCAGCCCCTGCCCTGTCACAGTCTGGTCACCCGCTCTCTGGTGAATCACTTCCCCCAGGTGGTTTGTGAGGTCTTGGCTCACCTCTGTACCCAAGGGCCTGGTGGGGACAGGCGGGTTATAGAAGCTAGGATGGGGCAAGTCTGCCCAGATCAGTCTGGCCTCCCACCAAGAGGTTTAACCCTTAAGACTCCCTTACAGCTGCAGCCTTACAGCATGGCAGAGCTGCTGTGGAGGAAGGTGGACGTTAACAGGCCCCAAATAAGCTGACGAATAGGACCCCTTTCAGGGTCTGCCTGCAAACAAGGTCAGGAGGACGACGATGGGGTAGAGGAAAATCCAGTATCACCACTAAAGGACTTAAATTTTGcagaacaggccgggcgcagtggcccatgcctgtaatcccagcactttgggaggccaaggtggaaggactgcttgagtccaggacttctagaccagcccgggcaacatagcaagacctcgtttCCACTGAAATGCGGGGCCGGGGGGAATCAGCAGGGCAtgatgatgcgtgcctgtagtcccagctactacctggggggctgaggtgggaggactgcttgagcctggaaggtcgaggctgcagtgagccctaaccatgccactgtaccccagcctgggtgacagggtctcaaaaagttaataaattttgtaaagtaaaaatattgttCTACTCGTCATGTTTTCAAATAAGATGAATTTCACAGGGGAGAAAAGTAAGGGAAGAATTAGGGGGAAGAAGAGGAGTAATCGGGAGCTGGGGGCATGTGAAGCTGTCTTCACTAAACTGCAGCTGGGGGCGCTGTAAGGCTCACACTGATGGGGTATGGACCCATTACTGCCCCACCCTACAGATGCggaagctgaggctgaggtgagtaaCCAGATCAGTGCTGGAGATGTAGGTCTGTCCAACTCAGGGTCCAGCATCAGGGAGGAAGGCACAGAGGCGAGgggtgcatgtatgtgtgtggctCAAGGCCTGGAAGAAAGGGTGGGTGAGCGCAAGTGCGTAGGCACGTGTGTGGCTGAAGGCCTggaggaggggtgtgtgtgtgtgtgtgtgcctgaggGTCTGGaagggtgtgcgtgtgtgcgtgtctgtggccaaaggcctggaGGGACAGAAGGGAGCATTACCTGTCTTCCATCATATGGTCTTCAGCAGGCAGAGGTTCCTGGAAGCCATAGGGCAGGCAACAGCCATCTTGGTCAAAGCCTGGCGTAATGGAGCTGACAGGTCCTCAGGTCACACCGGCCCCGGGGAAGGACAAGTTCTGGGACAGGTTTCCCTGGAGTAAAATTCCCCAATGCCTGTGCCTCTGCCACCACCCAAAGGCCTGGCTACATCGGGAGAACAACTTCCCAGTCCACACTAGCTGCAGGCCCCAGAGCCTCCATTTCCACTTCAGAGACTCAGCAAGATTTTTAGGGTTGGATGGTGAAGTTTTTAACACAAACGAGGCAGCTAGTACCTGGGAACCCCAGTATGTTCCTGAAGACAAAGGAAGTAACCTCTCATTTGTAATAAATGAGGACACAGGGGCACCACGTCAACACAGGGAGACAGAAAAGCCCCTGGTGGACAAGGTGAGTGGTCATCCATCCAGGCTGTATCTCAAGGTGAGGCGCGAGGGTCTCACCTAGGACGAGGGCCCAGCCACTGGGCCTCCACCATGCAGAGGGAGAGACTCGCTGGCTCTGCAGAGCAGCCGGGCTGTGGCAGGCGACAGAGTCGGGGGCTGCTCGGTCTTGCTGGCAAGGCCCACCTGCAGCCTGAACCCTCCGCCATCTGCAGAGTTCAGCTGGAGCCCCTCGTTCTGATTCCACACAGTCTGCTGGCTTTGACTTGGGTTCCCAGATGGCTCCAGAGACATGAGCGCCTGCAGTCCAGGGACAGTGTCTGACCATGGCTAGGCTCTGCTCACTCATTGTGGACTGGCTGGGGGTGCCAGATCCTCCTCAGTCACAGGAGAGCTTTCACTGGCCTGAGTCAGTCACCATTGTGCCTTCAGAGGTGGCCAGGTCCTTGGCATGGCTGAAAGCTTCTGCAGTGACTCTGCGGATCAGTCCCCAGGCGCTCTGGATGCAGACTGTCCTGTTAGGAAAACGTCACTTGCCAACTCTTAGAAGTAGGAGAATTTGCGTCGAAAATCCAGGATTTTCAGCTTGGcgaggtggctcacccctgtcatctcagcattttgggaggtcaaggtgagatcacttgagcccaggagtttgagaccagcctgggcaacctagggaaaccctgtctctacaaaaaatttaaaaattagccaggcatggtggtaacacctgtggtcccagacacttgggaggccaaggcaggaagatcgcttgagcccaagaggtcaaagttgcaatgagccatgattgtacaattgcactccagccttggcaatggggtgagaccctatctcaaaaaaaaacaagacaaaaatacacattaaaaaaaaaaaaaaagtcaaggtttCTCGGGTTCTGTTGTCTGAAGGTGTAGGTGCAGAGGAACTGGGGTCTTGAGAGGCTGCAAAGTGGGGCTGGACTTCATCTGTCCCTTGGCCCAGCCCCCTGGAATACCCCCAGACCCAAGCCTCGGGGTGTCTGCAGTCACTGCCTTAGACAACAGGACCTGAGCCGCCGTTCTAAGTCTCTCGGTGTTCCTGTGTCTGAGGCCTTGTCCCAGGGAAGCCTTGGTTCTCCTATGCCAAGACCTTGTCGCAGGGCCAGGCTAGGGCAGGGCCGGGGCTTCCTTCTCCTGCATCCCTTTCCCTGACCATTGATATGGTCCTCCATGCCCAGGGCAGGCCTCTTCCCCAGCTTCGGGGCTTGGCAGAGGGCAGCCCACCACTGGCAGACGAGCCTGGCAAGTTGCTGAACTCTCATTTGAAACTGGGGACAGCCCCCAACCTACCCCGCACAGAGGGCTGAGCCAGGGCTACCTGGAAAACAGGGAGGTGAGGCGGGCGGCCAGTGGGGGTCTGAATGCCTGCTCCACACTGGGCAAGGCCCAAGGCCCCACGGCTCAAGGTTCTGGCCTACTTTGGGCCACCAGACACCTCACTGCTGACTTCAGGGCTGGCTCACCGTGCACAATGGTTATCACAAAGGGGTTTCTTGCTACTGTCCCTCCTAATTAACCGGAGGCAAGAATTGGaacagcccccaccccaccttctCACAGGAGCCCAATGGGCAGGTGTGGCACTGGTGCCAGTTCGTGGGCAGAGCTCGCTGGTGGCTGGTGGCCTTCCTCACAAGGCCACCCATACCACTTCCCTACTGCAGTTCTCAGCTCAGCCAGGGCAGAAAGATGTGCCTGGTGGACCTGGCCTTGAGCCATGGCCTATGGGGTCAAGAGCATGGAGGGACCATCAAGGCCCCGCTGGGAACCTTGAGCAGCTTCTGGACTAACTCTCACCACCAGGGAGGGGCTGGCCTTAACCACCCTTCTCTGCCTCCACACTGCAAAACCAGCTTTGCAGCAATGAGTTTCAAAGGGCTGAGTGGCACCGACTACTGGTGGGGAAGGACAGGCGGTGCCAGTCTTACTACACAAATTGGACTTCATGGATGGTCTGAATCCGTAAGTTTTTCCCTCTCCCAAGCTGCCCACGCGCTGTGCAGGCACCATGCTGTGAACCCCCAGGCCCACCCCCAGATCCAGCCATTGACAGCTGGCAGCCTGTAGGGGGTCAGTGACCCCTTGGAGCTGATAGGGGGGGCCCTCCCTTTGGAACCTGCACAGTTTTGCTCACAGATCATTCATGGCCTCCAGCTCCCAAGTCTCACTCAGTTAAAGGCTGTGGAAAGCAAGTCAGCAAAAGATGCACAGGCACCCATCTCCCCCAACAGCAAAACGCAGGGAGAGGGGACTCTGTCCTTACCTGTTCTCACCCAGAAAACCAATGTCCCAAAGGCTTCCTTGAGGGAGGAGGCCATAAAGAACGGCCACTCCAATGCCTGTGCTTCACTAGCACTCAAAAGCCCTCGAGTTAGTCCCTGTAACTCCCAAGGTGGGAGATGTTTTGTTAGAACTGCATATCCAGTATGGAAGACATGAGTCACATGTGCAAATTAGAATACCATTAAAATTCAACGCCCTCTGCCACTGAAGCCACATTCCAAGTGCTTTATAGCCACAGGTGACCAGTAGCTCCACTAAGACAAAGTTCTGATGAACACAACCGGGTGAGAATAGGGTGGTAGCAAGGCTGGCCAGAAACACTACCCACTACTCACACAAAAGCCTTAGGGATGTAGTCCAATGGGGTTGGCAAGGTCTGGTTGTCAACTTGACTCCTTTACTCCCCCAGGGGACCTATCTACATACCACTAGGAGGTAGTGACTCGGCTATCTAATCTGAAGCTCTCTTGGCTCAAGAGGCCCTTACATCAAGCCATGAACACAGGATCATTTCCCCGTAATCCAGGGCTGGTACACCTACAAAGGGGGTTTTTAAAAAACGAAGCCCTGTGGGGAAAGCCTCACCACTCAAGTGTTGTCTGTGGCTGCGTTCATGCCACGCTGGCAAAGCTGAGGGTCCCAACAGAGACCATCACACAAACCTACTCTCTGACCTTTTACAGAAAGTTTACCAACCCTGACCCTAACATAAGCCCAAATGACAAGAGAGATGTCTTACTTACACATATCGCCTTAGTAATTCAAGGAACCTTCAGGTGCTAtggctttgagatggagtttccctcactctgtcgcccaggctggagtgcagtggtgtgatttcggctcactgcaacttccgcctcctgggttcaggtgattctctggcctcagcctcccgagtagctgggactgcaggtatgtgccaccatgaccggctaatttttgtgtttttagtagaaacggtttcaccacactggccagtgATCCACTtgatcctgacctcaagtgatccactcgcctcggcctcccgaagtgctgggatcacaggtgtgagccaccgcatctggcccagGTGCTATAGGTTTTATCGCTTTTGCTTTAACCATGAAGGTGGTTTCAGAGTTGAGACTTTGAAACTCACAATTTCCATTCCTGGCACCATAAACATTTGCCTCACAGCAAATGAGCAATGTTATGTATGAAGCCAAATGTCCTTGCTGTCTTGTGAAAGAGAAGCTGGGTTAGGGCCTCCATCAGGAAGTGATGGTGTCTACACATGGCTTCTCGCCACTATCACGGCACCCATGTTGCAGGGGACTCTGCAGGGCACCACTGTGTCACCCTTGGGCTTTGCTcacagcgtgagccactgggcctggctgctCTTCTCATTTTGAAAAGAGACTGCTTCAGCTCGCTGCTCCTGTGTGCGAGGGCGCGGAAAGGGCCACTGTGACCACAAGCCCCTGCTGTCACACAGTGGTTTTTCAGGCCTTCCGCTGTGAGGACTCCGAACGCTGTCAACAGATGGCATCCACACCCCATAGAGGGAGAAGACACAATAGTCCCAGGGTTATAGTGAGGCCGGGGAAGGggagttcatttttctttaaaatttcaacttgtCTCCCCAAAACCAGCTTAAcaaactcaaactcctgacactGTAACTGGGAGTGCGTGGAAAAGGGAACATGGCACACGACGGAAACATTACAACACGTTTTTTGGAAAAAGAGTCATTTAATATCTCAAGGGAGAGTAGGAACTTTGAGTTACCTAAGACTACAGCCAACACCCAGCCCAGAACCAAAACAAGACACCTTAATGTTCGTTCAAAGACAAACTCACAGCGAACGGCTCTCACACCCCTGCTCTAACTCCTCTTtctagggaaggaaggagggagggaagggccaGGTCCCCGGGGGCCCTCACTCCCTGCTTTCTATCACACAGGTCACAAGGCAGCTCTCAGAGCAGAAGGCACACACACTGCAGTGGAAGTTGAGAAAGGAAGTCACTCCAAGGTACACACTGGCCCAGAGACCAGGAAACCGTGCCACAGAGCTGGAAGGCAAGGCCGATGGGACAGTGCGAGGACCACGTCCACGACAGCGCCTGCCGCCCCAAGGGGCCTCGTGACACGTCAGGTCACATCTCCAGTCACCTCATTTGTACACAGCTCCCTCCTGGAAAACCTTTTATTTCTTAAGAGCAAATGTGACTAGttagaggcaaaaaaaaaaaaaaaaaaaaaaaagaaaaaagaaatgaaaacaagagaCCCTGCCCCCGCAAAACGGAATTAGAAGGAAAAGTACATTTCAGTGAAACCTTGTTACAAATGCCAAGGTTTCCCAGGCCTGTTTCCAGGGAGAGTAGAAATCTTCCTCCACTTCCACGTCACTCactgaattataatttttatagaaaattttattCAACATACAACATTTTCCAGCAAAAAGGCAATATACAGGAAGAGTTGGTGTACACTGCTCCCACAGAAACAACCCAAAAAATACCggaaaaggatgaaaaataagAGTGATTTGCTGATTCTATTTTACTGCACTCAAAACTAGACACGCAGCTGGCATTAGctccaaaagaaaaggaaacggGGCTGCGACTGAAATAAAACTACACACAATGAATATCAACATCAGTGAAATTCACTTGCAGACTCACCCAACAAAAAGGAACCTCCTCCCAGTGGCAAATTGTACATGTTCATTCATTAAatatacaatttcatttttcctttttttttcctttttaacttttttacaaAGTCAACAGCGTACTAACCACTAGTGAGCATGCCCTCTTGCTAAAAGGCTTTGTTGTTGTCTGTTCCACTTTAACGAATTCTACGTATAATTCTTTCACCTGCTCATATGAACTGTTGAGATCATAAGTCTGCTGAGGCAGCAGAGTAAACCTTAATTGAATTTAACAATGTTCTTGATTTAATGAAAAAGACCCCCACGATGTCCGTCCGGACTGTGTTCAGTGCATCCACTTTGCAAAGGGGCTGCAGACAGTAGTGGCTGACGAGGTGAGACGAGTTTATTAAAAAGCCCCCAGGCAGCTGGAGGAGGAGAACCCGAGGAAGGGCCGACAATGCACACAATGAAGGGAAGAGCGCTATTTATTAGGTTGTGAGTTTCTCTGTTTTGCCTTTACAGATGCACAAAAGGTCATTGAAAGTATAACTGAAGGAAATAGGTCGGACGAGCCTAAACACAAGACTTTCTAGCTGCAGGGCTGGTGCACGGGACCCCAGGAAGGCAGCCGAGCCACTCATGCCCACTAGGGACAGCCCAGAGACCTTGAGCCAGGGACCCATGATCCGCTAACCTTTTCTCCCCGATTGCGCTGACAGTTGCCTTGCACTGTGGTTACCATAAAATAACTCTCATTGGCATCCAAGCTTTATAAAAACACCTTCATTTTGCTCAAAAAGGGCAGTCAATAGATACAGAGAAGCCAAACTGAACagcctcaataaaataaaattaacaccaGCAGCGAATCCTCTTGCTGAAGACTTCGGCTAGAGGGCACGTGCACCAAAGTTCTAGGCTGTTAAGGGGCCACCCACACACCGTCCTCGCCTTGAACACACCAGCTTGGAAATCAGTTATGGATTTTAATGGCCTTTTCAAGGTAAGTGTAGCGACTCCTCTTTGGGGCTTTGTTGAAGTGGTCCAGCCCTAGCCAAGGCCGAGGATGAGACATATTACCTGGTGGGGACGAAGAAAAGCAAGTGAGGCCACAGAGCAGCCCTGGAACCCCTCAGCGGGGTGGTGGCCAGTGATGCATGCATCCCCGTGGCTCCCCAAGGGGTAAGTTTGCGGGGAAGCCAGGACCTGAACTGCACGCCCACCTGGAGCTAAGGAGGCCCACACCCTGACTGCGCCTCAGAGCCACTGTCCTCACAACCCTCAGTTTCAATCACCCTGAACACACGTCCAAGCTTCTCTCCTTGAAGAACTCACAGGTTACAAAGGATGTAAGGATCTGTTAAGAACTCATAGGTTATGGAACGCTATTGCTCCTGGTTCCACAGGTTGCCCAGTGGAGAGAGAAGAGCTGGCACTTGACCCTGGGGCTGCCCCTCCCAGCCCCAGACCACTTGCTTCTTAGCCTGAAACCCACACCAGCCCCCGAGGGGAGAACCCTTACCGGGCTGTGGCTCAAAGTCTTTCAAATTTACTTCATACTCGTCTTCATTTATGTACTGGTGTCGGCCCATCATTACAATTGCAAatttaaactaaaagaaaaaaaattaaaactcctcCATTATTTCTGTTTATCAGTAAAACTCACAtctctggccaaaaaaaaaaaaaaaaaaaaagcctaggccGCTATGCTAGGCAAGGCTTGAGCCTGTGGCCCGTCAAGCCCCCAGGAGGCCCCAGCTGCACACCTTCTCAAACTCCTTCTCCTGGATGTCCAGCAGGCTCTGGATTCGCTTCATCACTTCTCGAAAATGCTCGCCCTGGAATGGCAAAGGACACGTGCTCACACGGTCACTGCCGGCACCCCCGGGCCACGTCACGTGGCAGCCGCCAAAACCAATGCCCAGCCCCAACAGGAGCGCAGATTCAGCAACAGCAGCCACTCAAAGGCTCCAGGTTCTGATGCGAGCCACTTGGCCAACCAGAACATCATACCTGGTGTATCCTCAGCAAAAACGGGATTCCGAACGTTCCGAAGACCTCTTTGTGGAAATGCGCCACTGTGACAAGCATCTCATTCTCTTTGTCTATGTCCACCTGGTCCAAAGGGATTTCCTGGGGACATGGACGACAGACACAATTCTGTAAGAGCAAGTGATGCGGTCAAAGTGTCCATATCTCAATTCTCACACTACTCTAGCCTGGAGGGTAGAGCCTGTTTTTGCTAAAAATGCCACACCTGGATCCAGCCAGAATGATGGGCACTCATGGAAGCCTCAGCCAGAAGATATCCaagtttcttcctcctcccccaaaaaacagaattttaagacACCAAATACTGTTATTATCCCAGTCCCTGTGGAAATGTCAACAGCTCTAAATCCAAGTGATCCACAGTTTCTGTCTGGATTGGGTTAGTAACCCAAACTGAGGACTAATCTCTCTGCAAACACACTGCAGGTCCACCCATGGAATCATATACCTCAATTACTGGTATATAAACACAGTCCAAGCTACTTGCACACTTTGCTGTGATATTTAAACATGCAGCAGATGGGGCTCATGAATACTCTTTGGTGCCAACGGTGTCGGGGACAGATACCTCTATTCGAAACGTCCGGCTTGTTGCAGGAGATAAACATTCTAATAGTTCATCTTCTTGATGGACACCAATGATTTTGTAGCTTACAATTTCTAGCAGCctgaacagagaagaaaaaaaaagtggggcaAAATGAAGTATGTATACtcgcataaaaataaaatggttttctagaaagaaataaagttacCATgatatgctttgttttttttttttttttttttttttttttgagacagtcttactctgtcgcccaggctggaatgcaacagcgtggtctcagcttactgcaacctccgcctcccaggttcaagcgattctcccacctcagcctcccgagtagctaggattataggtgtgtgccaccacacccagctgatttttgtatttttagtagagacagggtttcactatgttgggcaggctggtctcaaactcctgacctcgtggtccgctcacctcggcctcccaaagtgctgggattacaaccgtgagccaccggcccagtctttttttttttaagaggatctgaaatatcagaaaCAGAGACTGGGGGCAAGGCAAGCAGAGGGGGTCCCCTCGAAGCATGAGATTAAAGGGCTCTGCTGGACACCGGGGAAGTGGCCACATTTGGGCAGAGATGTACAGACTGGGCCTCCGAAAGTTGTGTAAACCTTTCTCACAAGGAATTCACATTCAGTTGA
The genomic region above belongs to Chlorocebus sabaeus isolate Y175 chromosome 5, mChlSab1.0.hap1, whole genome shotgun sequence and contains:
- the LITAFD gene encoding lITAF domain-containing protein, yielding MPVVGTSMPVQVVCPYCGNRIITVTSFVPGALTWLLCTTLFLFGCVLGCCFLPFCIRSLMDVKHSCPVCQRELFYYRHL